Proteins encoded by one window of Esox lucius isolate fEsoLuc1 chromosome 4, fEsoLuc1.pri, whole genome shotgun sequence:
- the gpc2 gene encoding glypican-2, with translation MVTRLSAQMYPLVLLCMLAALSWTWGPVTAGRSCSETRQVYAEKGYSTNTAPLTQISGEHLRLCPQDYTCCSSQMEEMLSHQSETDFLTAIEETSQFLLTTFTQRHRKFDEFFRELIDMSEKSMNQMFTKTYGRLFTQNANVFQELFVELRRYYSGGSVSLTEVQSEFWSSLVERVFSLVNPQYQFSEEYLECVSKHAEQLQPFGDLPRKLRVQVSRAFIAARALVQGLATGRDIVNKAIKLSAGVECVRALMRQWYCPLCRGMPSLRPCHSLCLNVMKGCLANQADLDTEWNNFIDALYQVSEKLEGPFNMELAADSISVKVSEAIMHMQENSVTTSTKVFQGCGSPRPALGRSKRSPKEPGSNRRPFRTYSPEEKPTTAAGTNLDRLVSELKERLRPMRGFWVSLPHTICNDENMAADVTNEERCWNGQARGRYLPDVTGDGLVSQINNPEVEVDIAKPDVRTRQLIMELRVATNRLKQAQAGQDTDFVDSEVEEGSGSGGGDGAERYSDDWPGYGPNSKPPRNPQTPIKPPRVRDRPTGSKRNKARSSSAVTRPALTLAILFWLSVMVVVAPMWR, from the exons ATGGTTACCCGACTATCTGCTCAGATGTACCCCCTGGTGTTGCTCTGCATGTTGGCTGCCCTGTCATGGACTTGGGGCCCGGTGACAGCGGGTAGGAGTTGCTCCGAGACACGGCAGGTGTACGCGGAGAAGGGCTACAGCACAAATACTGCTCCGCTGACTCAAATTTCTG GTGAGCACCTCCGCCTGTGTCCCCAGGATTACACCTGCTGTTCCAGTCAGATGGAGGAGATGCTGTCCCACCAGAGCGAGACTGACTTCTTGACAGCTATTGAGGAGACCAGCCAGTTCCTCCTAACCACTTTTACACAGAGGCACCGCAAGTTTGACG AGTTCTTCAGGGAGCTCATAGACATGTCAGAGAAGTCCATGAATCAGATGTTTACCAAGACCTATGGACGTCTCTTCACACAGAATGCCAATGTCTTCCAGGAACTATTTGTTGAACTGCGCCGATACTACTCCG GGGGCAGTGTGAGCCTTACAGAGGTGCAGTCAGAATTCTGGTCCAGTCTGGTAGAGCGGGTCTTCTCTCTGGTAAACCCCCAGTACCAGTTCAGCGAGGAGTATCTAGAATGTGTAAGCAAACATGCAGAGCAGCTTCAGCCCTTTGGGGACCTCCCTCGGAAACTCCGTGTACAG GTGTCCAGGGCATTTATTGCTGCCAGAGCACTGGTTCAAGGCTTGGCCACAGGCCGTGACATAGTTAACAAGGCAATTAAG TTGAGTGCTGGTGTGGAGTGTGTGCGTGCCCTGATGCGTCAGTGGTACTGCCCCCTTTGTCGAGGCATGCCCTCCCTGCGCCCCTGCCACTCCCTTTGCCTCAATGTGATGAAGGGATGCCTGGCCAATCAGGCTGATCTGGACACTGAGTGGAACAATTTCATTG ATGCACTGTATCAGGTATCTGAGAAGCTGGAGGGGCCCTTTAACATGGAGCTGGCTGCAGACTCAATCTCTGTAAAAGTGTCTGAGGCTATCATGCACATGCAGGAGAACAGTGTCACCACCTCCACTAAG GTGTTCCAGGGCTGTGGTAGTCCTAGGCCGGCCCTGGGCCGTTCCAAGCGCTCCCCCAAGGAGCCGGGGAGCAACAGGAGACCTTTCCGTACCTACAGCCCAGAGGAGAAGCCAACCACCGCTGCAGGCACAAATCTGGACCGGCTG GTGTCAGAGTTGAAAGAGCGACTGCGTCCCATGCGGGGCTTCTGGGTGTCCCTCCCACACACCATCTGCAATGACGAGAATATGGCTGCTGACGTCACTAACGAGGAGCGTTGCTGGAATGGACAGGCCAGGGGCAG gTACCTCCCCGACGTGACGGGCGATGGTCTGGTCAGTCAGATTAATAACCCAGAGGTGGAGGTGGACATCGCCAAGCCAGACGTAAGAACCAGACAGCTCATTATGGAGCTCAGAGTGGCCACCAACCGACTGAAACAAGCGCAGGCCGGACAGGACACTGATTTTGTGGACA gtgAGGTTGAAGAGGGTAGTGGATCGGGTGGTGGTGACGGAGCAGAGCGGTATAGTGACGATTGGCCGGGTTACGGGCCCAACAGTAAGCCCCCACGTAACCCCCAGACACCCATCAAACCCCCTCGGGTCAGAGACCGACCAACCGGATCCAAAAGGAACAAGGCACGGTCTAGCTCTGCAGTCACCCGGCCAGCCCTCACTCTTGCAATTTTGTTTTGGTTATCAGTTATGGTGGTTGTTGCCCCCATGTGGAGATAG